Proteins from one Capricornis sumatraensis isolate serow.1 chromosome 2, serow.2, whole genome shotgun sequence genomic window:
- the FCGR2B gene encoding low affinity immunoglobulin gamma Fc region receptor II-b isoform X2 — MGIPSFLAFPAAWRNRAHCTPWHPWGHMLLWTALLFPAPVPGKPADLPKAVVSIQPAWINVLREDHVTLMCQGTSFYAGNLTTWFHNGSSIHTQNQPSYSFRANSNDSGSYRCQREQTSLSDPVHLDVISDWLLLQTPSLVFQEGEPIVLRCHSWRNHPLSKITFYQDGKSKTFSYLRSNFSIPRANLSHSGQYHCTAFLGKTPHSSQPVNITVQESSSSDPSSTTTAVAIGACFAAVATVAAIAAWFRLRRKPISAGLTDAETDAARTEAENTITYSLLSHPDVAEEEPESDYQKCL, encoded by the exons ATGGGGATCCCCTCATTCCTAGCCTTCCCTGCTGCCTGGAGGAACCGAGCTCACTGCACGCCCTGGCATCCTTGGGGCCACATGCTACTGTGGACAGCTCTGCTCTTCCCAG ctcctgtTCCTGGGAAACCTG CAGATCTCCCAAAAGCTGTGGTGAGCATCCAGCCTGCGTGGATCAATGTACTCAGGGAGGATCACGTGACGCTGATGTGCCAGGGGACCAGCTTCTATGCAGGCAACCTCACCACGTGGTTCCATAACGGGAGCTCCATCCACACCCAGAACCAGCCCAGCTACAGCTTTAGGGCCAACAGCAATGACAGTGGATCCTACAGGTGCCAGAGGGAGCAGACCAGCCTCAGCGACCCCGTGCATCTGGATGTGATTTCTG ACTGGCTGCTGCTCCAGACCCCCAGCCTCGTGTTCCAAGAAGGGGAGCCCATTGTGCTGAggtgccacagctggagaaaccACCCTCTGAGTAAGATCACGTTCTACCAGGATGGGAAATCCAAGACATTTTCCTATCTGCGCTCCAACTTCTCTATCCCACGCGCCAACCTCAGTCACAGCGGCCAGTACCACTGCACAGCGTTTCTCGGGAAGACGCCACACTCGTCACAGCCCGTGAACATCACTGTCCAAG AGTCCAGCTCGAGTGACCCCTCGTCAACGACGACAGCTGTGGCTATAGGCGCTTGTTTTGCTGCAGTGGCTACTGTTGCTGCCATAGCAGCCTGGTTCCGCCTCAGGAGAAAGCCAATTTCAg CCGGTctcactgatgctgaaactgatgcTGCCAGAACTGAG gcTGAGAACACAATCACCTATTCACTCCTCTCGCACCCGGATGTTGCAGAGGAAGAACCAGAGTCCGATTACCAGAAGTGCCTTTAG
- the FCGR2B gene encoding low affinity immunoglobulin gamma Fc region receptor II-b isoform X1, with the protein MGIPSFLAFPAAWRNRAHCTPWHPWGHMLLWTALLFPAPVPGKPDLPKAVVSIQPAWINVLREDHVTLMCQGTSFYAGNLTTWFHNGSSIHTQNQPSYSFRANSNDSGSYRCQREQTSLSDPVHLDVISDWLLLQTPSLVFQEGEPIVLRCHSWRNHPLSKITFYQDGKSKTFSYLRSNFSIPRANLSHSGQYHCTAFLGKTPHSSQPVNITVQESSSSDPSSTTTAVAIGACFAAVATVAAIAAWFRLRRKPISALSGTPEHREMGETLPEEPAGLTDAETDAARTEAENTITYSLLSHPDVAEEEPESDYQKCL; encoded by the exons ATGGGGATCCCCTCATTCCTAGCCTTCCCTGCTGCCTGGAGGAACCGAGCTCACTGCACGCCCTGGCATCCTTGGGGCCACATGCTACTGTGGACAGCTCTGCTCTTCCCAG ctcctgtTCCTGGGAAACCTG ATCTCCCAAAAGCTGTGGTGAGCATCCAGCCTGCGTGGATCAATGTACTCAGGGAGGATCACGTGACGCTGATGTGCCAGGGGACCAGCTTCTATGCAGGCAACCTCACCACGTGGTTCCATAACGGGAGCTCCATCCACACCCAGAACCAGCCCAGCTACAGCTTTAGGGCCAACAGCAATGACAGTGGATCCTACAGGTGCCAGAGGGAGCAGACCAGCCTCAGCGACCCCGTGCATCTGGATGTGATTTCTG ACTGGCTGCTGCTCCAGACCCCCAGCCTCGTGTTCCAAGAAGGGGAGCCCATTGTGCTGAggtgccacagctggagaaaccACCCTCTGAGTAAGATCACGTTCTACCAGGATGGGAAATCCAAGACATTTTCCTATCTGCGCTCCAACTTCTCTATCCCACGCGCCAACCTCAGTCACAGCGGCCAGTACCACTGCACAGCGTTTCTCGGGAAGACGCCACACTCGTCACAGCCCGTGAACATCACTGTCCAAG AGTCCAGCTCGAGTGACCCCTCGTCAACGACGACAGCTGTGGCTATAGGCGCTTGTTTTGCTGCAGTGGCTACTGTTGCTGCCATAGCAGCCTGGTTCCGCCTCAGGAGAAAGCCAATTTCAg CTCTCTCAGGAACCCCTGAGCACAGGGAAATGGGGGAGACCCTCCCTGAGGAACCAG CCGGTctcactgatgctgaaactgatgcTGCCAGAACTGAG gcTGAGAACACAATCACCTATTCACTCCTCTCGCACCCGGATGTTGCAGAGGAAGAACCAGAGTCCGATTACCAGAAGTGCCTTTAG
- the FCGR2B gene encoding low affinity immunoglobulin gamma Fc region receptor II-b isoform X3: MGIPSFLAFPAAWRNRAHCTPWHPWGHMLLWTALLFPAPVPGKPDLPKAVVSIQPAWINVLREDHVTLMCQGTSFYAGNLTTWFHNGSSIHTQNQPSYSFRANSNDSGSYRCQREQTSLSDPVHLDVISDWLLLQTPSLVFQEGEPIVLRCHSWRNHPLSKITFYQDGKSKTFSYLRSNFSIPRANLSHSGQYHCTAFLGKTPHSSQPVNITVQESSSSDPSSTTTAVAIGACFAAVATVAAIAAWFRLRRKPISAGLTDAETDAARTEAENTITYSLLSHPDVAEEEPESDYQKCL, encoded by the exons ATGGGGATCCCCTCATTCCTAGCCTTCCCTGCTGCCTGGAGGAACCGAGCTCACTGCACGCCCTGGCATCCTTGGGGCCACATGCTACTGTGGACAGCTCTGCTCTTCCCAG ctcctgtTCCTGGGAAACCTG ATCTCCCAAAAGCTGTGGTGAGCATCCAGCCTGCGTGGATCAATGTACTCAGGGAGGATCACGTGACGCTGATGTGCCAGGGGACCAGCTTCTATGCAGGCAACCTCACCACGTGGTTCCATAACGGGAGCTCCATCCACACCCAGAACCAGCCCAGCTACAGCTTTAGGGCCAACAGCAATGACAGTGGATCCTACAGGTGCCAGAGGGAGCAGACCAGCCTCAGCGACCCCGTGCATCTGGATGTGATTTCTG ACTGGCTGCTGCTCCAGACCCCCAGCCTCGTGTTCCAAGAAGGGGAGCCCATTGTGCTGAggtgccacagctggagaaaccACCCTCTGAGTAAGATCACGTTCTACCAGGATGGGAAATCCAAGACATTTTCCTATCTGCGCTCCAACTTCTCTATCCCACGCGCCAACCTCAGTCACAGCGGCCAGTACCACTGCACAGCGTTTCTCGGGAAGACGCCACACTCGTCACAGCCCGTGAACATCACTGTCCAAG AGTCCAGCTCGAGTGACCCCTCGTCAACGACGACAGCTGTGGCTATAGGCGCTTGTTTTGCTGCAGTGGCTACTGTTGCTGCCATAGCAGCCTGGTTCCGCCTCAGGAGAAAGCCAATTTCAg CCGGTctcactgatgctgaaactgatgcTGCCAGAACTGAG gcTGAGAACACAATCACCTATTCACTCCTCTCGCACCCGGATGTTGCAGAGGAAGAACCAGAGTCCGATTACCAGAAGTGCCTTTAG